AAGTTGGAATTTACAAAAATGTATTTATTGATTGCAGGTTTTGGTTTTACATTTGCCTCTATGTTTGTAGTTTGGGAGCTTTCCATTTATACACTTATTTTGTTCATGTCCATTCACGCTGTGTTTAAACCTTTACAAGCAAATTCATATGCAGCCCATTATTATCAATGGATTGAGAAGTTGCCTTTAAAGCAACATTTCAGAGTTGAGTCTATCGTAATTCGAGAGACTATTATTAATACGGGGAGAGCATTAGGGGTTTTTATTATTATGATGTTATCTCAGGAATTAAATTCGGTTTCGCTCCCTTGGATACTTTGTTTTGTATTGATGTTTCAGTTGATCATTCCAAGCTTAGTGGATGGACCCTATTTTAAAAAAGGAGTGGATTTTCATGCTAAAGACAGGCGTTTGGGAGGAAGTTGATGAGGGGGTTTCGAGAAAAATACATCCTCCAGGAAAACACATCATGATGATGGAAGTTCGTTTTCAAAAAGGAGCTGTAGGAGCCCTGCACAGTCATCCACATGAACAATACACGTATTGTTTAAAAGGGAAGATGGAGTTTACGATTGATGGTGAAAAAAAAGTACTGCAACAAGGGGATACTCTTCATATACCTTCAAATGCTTTACACGGTGTCATTGCACTTGAATCAAGTATTTTATTAGATACCTTTTATCCATTAAGAGAGGATCTATTAGAGCTAGAAAATGATTAAAAAGGAGGCAGGATGATGTCATTTTTTAATATTATAGATTATGGAGCCAAAGGGGACCGTGCTTCGGATAATACTGAAGCAATTGCTGCAGCCCTTGAAGATTGTTCTTCTATGGGAGGCGGCACGGTTTATATCCCCGCGGGTACTTTTTTAACAGGTCCAATTACACTTCGCAGTCATATTACGTTGTTTATAGAAGCTGGTGCTAAACTACTTTTCAAAGATGATTTTAATCAATATCCTCCTGTAAAAACTAGGTGGTCTGGTTATGAGTGTTATGGTTACCACCCTTTAATATATGGTTATGGTTTGACAAATGTAACCATCAAAGGCGGTGGAATTATTGATGGACAAGGAGAAGCTTGGTGGAAGGTGAATCGAAAACTGCGTAAAAAAGAAAAATACGTATCAGAACGAACGAAAGAAATTGCCGAGTTAAATCGAAGTTTAACAGATTCTGTACATAACAATATCGTGGAATGGGAATCTCAGTTTTTCAGACCTCCTTTGCTGCAATTGATGCATTGTGAACAAGTGACATTGGAAGGTGTAACATTACAGAATTCTCCGTTTTGGAATACTCATTTGGTGTATTGTGACAATGTTAATGTACATGGTGTTAATTTCAAAAACCCTTCAAATACTCCTAATGGGGATGGTTTTGATATCGATTCATGTTCAAATGTAAGAGTATCAGATTGTCATTTTGATGTAGGTGACGATTGCCTTTGTTTAAAATCAGGAATTAATGAAGACGGAAGAAGGGTAGGGAGGCCTACAGAGAACATTACCATTACTAACTGTACAATGCTGCATGGTCACGGTGGAGTTGTATTTGGTAGTGAAAACTCAGGAGGAATTCAAAACGTTACTGTTTCAAATTGTGTCTTCATTGGCACAGATCGTGGCATCCGTATAAAAACGAATCGTGCGCGAGGCAGTTATATACAGAATATATTAGTGAACAACATTTATATGGAGGATGTATTTTGCCCATTTGCGATTAATTCCTTTTACAGGCATGGGGTGGATGATAGAGATCCAAATATGAACAACCCCAATGCTATTGAAGTTACTGAAAAAACCCCTCGAATAAAACATATCCAAGTAAAAAATGTAACTGCAAAAAAATGTCGCGCTGCAGCTGGCTTTATTTACGGTTTACCAGAAATGCCAGTTGAGGAAGTTACACTATCTCATGTAAATATTGAAATGACTAAAGATCCTAATGAAGTTGGAGGTGAACCTGACATGGTGAAAGAGAAAAAAGTCATGGCAGGTGCGGGGATTTATGGAAAACATATTCAGGATTTAGTGTTGGATCATGTTCGGGTTGAAACTAGACAGGGAGAAGCGTTAGTACTTGAACAGAGTTCACAGATCGAGCTAAATCATTTTTCTATGAAAAATAAACATGACCAAACTTCTGTTGTTAGCTTAAATCATGTTCACGATATATATATTGATGGGAAGGATGCACTTTGTGCAGAGAAAGCAGATTATCTACAATATGATGCGAATACTTGTAAGCAACTTATATATTGTGGTGAAAAGTTATAAGATTACAATATATAGGACTATCTTTTATTAGAAGTTGAAGACCGAATGATAAGTTCAGGATCTAAGGAAATAACATTTGGTATTTCCTTTTTTTCTGAAAGTAGTAATAGTTGTTTAGTGATATAATCTGCAATTGTCATTAATGGGACTCCTACAGCCGTGACTGGAATATTAAGCTCAGCCATTTGTGGTATATGGTCATAACTAATGATTGAAAGTTCATCTGGTATATTTATATTGAGTTCGTTCACGGCTCTTAAGAGTCCCCGTGTGATATCATAACTTCCGCAAATGACCGCTGTTGGGCGCTCAGACTCATTTAATAAAGCTTTTTTTGCAGAAGAATATCCGCTATATAAATCCATATTGTTTGTTCTTATTAACATATGATCTTTAACTGTTATTCCAAAACTGTTCATTGTTTTGATAAAACCTTCAACCTTCTGTTCCTGTAAAGGATCTTTTGTTGAAACATCTCCAATATAAGTAATGTGCTCATGTCCTAAGTGAATGAGGTGCTCAACTGCAAGTGATATGGCTTTTCCACGGTTTGCATCAACGGTTGGATAAATTTGATGATCTGAAATACCGTAATATAATAGTGGAACATTTGAAATTGGTGCTGTGTTTATAAAAGTACCTTCTAAATCATCAAAAACGAGAATGGCATCAACTTGAATGCGATTAAACGCTTCAATCGCAGATTCAACTTTGTTAATGGACAGTAAGGTTGTATAGGAATATTTTTCAAGTCTTATATTGATTTGAGTAATTAAAGCAGAAAGAGTAACTCTTTCTACTGAAGGCCAAACGACCCCAATGGTCCACATTTTTTTAGAGACTAAACTTCTAGCTAAGTTATTAGGTTGATAACCCATTTCTTTTGCAACATTTAAAATTTTCTTTTTCGTTTTTTCTGTAACTAACGGGCTGTTTCTCAGCGCTTTTGATACTGTTGAAAAACTAACCCCTGCTTGCTTAGCAACATCTTTTATCGTAACTGACATATTTAAATCTCCTTATATAGAGCATGTTCAAGAAGTTCTCAAACCCAAATTTTTGAACAAGCATTTCATTTTTGTGAAATATTGAACTAATGAAAAATATGATACAGAAATTATTATATAAAATAATGTAAGAAATTAAAATAACAACGTTGTAATCTAATGCTAAAAATCTAAAATTGTAAAATAATCTTTAGTTAAGATGGCTTATGAGGAGTAATAATCCTTATGTTTGACATAGTTCTAAGCAAATGATTGTAGGCGTTATATGCTTTCTATGAGTATAATCAATTTCTAAACCTATTAGAGGTTGTTCAAAAATCCACTTTTGTTAAATAAGGAGGAATCAACGAGTCATGATGAAAAAAATCTGTACAATTGTTTTAGTTCATTTTATGGCAGCATTTACGGTGTTAACGGCTATTTCTACTCCAATTAGTTTAGTTAATGCGGAAGAGGGTACTGAAGAGATTGTTGTTGTAAATGCTAACTTTAATGAAGATATGGTTGGCGGTGCTCCATCAGGTTTTGATGTCTCAGAAGGAGGGGGTACAGTTACTGTTGTTGAAACAGATGCATCTAATCGTAGTGTATTTCTAGATGACACTAGTGATTCAACCAATGTATCACTAAGTACAAACTTTGAAGCATTGGGGGATCAGGTAACTGTAGACATGAAATTCATGCAGCCAGCATATACGAGTTCCACTAAGGTTGCTAGATTAAAAGGTAAAGGTCAAGCTGCTGTCATTATTGAAACGAAAAAGGTGAATGATGTAAATAGCATTACTTATCGCCATTCAGGTGATACATACGAACCATTGATTTCGGTGGAAAATGGTGTTTGGTACGATATTCAAATCGTATCAGATCTAACTGAACAGGCAGCAGATGTATACATCAATGGTGAACTTAAAATTGAAAATGCACCATTTTATAAAACTGCAGAACAAATTGATTTTTTTGAAAGTTTTACACCTAATAGCAGTACAAAAGGACATCAAGTAGATGATATTGTAATTAAAGGTTTTCCTGCAGGTTCAGATAATGGAGGTGGGAATAATGGAGGAAATCCACCTTCAGATGAGGGGATATATGAGGCTGAACATGCAATAGGTTCAGGTACAATCGTAGATAACAAACATCCTGGTTACACAGGTGAGGGATTCGTTGATTTTAATCCAAATCAACCTGGAGGATATTTAGAATGGACAGTTGAAGTTGCTGCAACAGATGAATATAATCTAGGTTTCAGATATTCACATGGTAAAGATGATAACAGACCAGCAGAAATTCAAGTGAATGGTGAAGTTGTTGAAACTGCCCTTGGGTTTCCTTCAACAGGTGATTTTACAAATTATAAATATGTTGGTGTTAATGTAGAATTGGATGCAGGGCAGCATGTTATTCGCTTGACAGGAACAGGTCCTGACGGTGGGGCAAATATCGATCATTTACGTGTTATTGATGCTGATTTAGTGGATGAAGAAGAACCAGATATTGTAACCGAAGAAGTTGGACTATCTGAACTATTGGACGAAGTAATGATAACAAAATTGATAGAAGAGAAGGTCCTATTACAAGGAGAAAGAGATTTAACACAGAATATTACAAGAGTAGAGTTTATGGCACTAATTAATAATTTGTTCGGTTTTTCTTCTGAGGAAACCTATAAAGGAATTGAAGTAAAAGAACAAGTTTGGGAAGTTTCCACTGAAGAATGGGCAGCTTATGTATTAGAAACAGCACAGGATGCCGGTTATATTAATAGTTATAAAGACGGAGAGATCAAACCAGATCAGTCTATCACTAGAAAAGAATTAGCAGCGATCATTAATCATTTGCTAGAATTAAACGAAAATTCACAATCAGATCAAAGTGATGCCTCTATCGGTATTCTCATTTCAGAAGGGATCATGGTACCTCAATCAGGTGGAGCGTTTGGAGCGAATAAACCATTATCCTATCAAGAAGCGTTAGAAATTATAAGTAGAGTTGCTGAGAGATTGATTGAACCTTATGAAGAGACAATTGTTGTGAACGCAGATTTTAATGCAGACGTATTGGGAAGTGCTCCTGCTGGTTTTGAGGTTGATACAGCAGGTGGTACAGTGACAGTAGTGGAAACGGATGCAATGAATTATAGTGTGTTTTTAGATGATACGAGTGATTCAACCAATGTAGATTTAAGAACTAATTTTGAAGCGTTAGGACATAAGGTTACCTTAGACATGAAATTTATGCAGCCATCCTATACGAGTTCTACGAAAGTTGTTAGATTAAAGGGTGATGGAGATGTTGCTGTTGTACTAGAAACGAAAAAGGTAAACGATGTGAATAGTATTTCATATCGTCATTCAGATGATTCACATGAACCTTTAATAGCAGCTGAAAGTGGTGTTTGGTACGATATTCAAGTGGTTGCAAATATAGGGACTCAAACAGCAGATGTATTCATCAATGGTGAATTGAAAATTGAAAATGCTCCATTTTATAAATCAGCTGAGCAAATTGACTACTTTGAAAGCTATTCGCCAAATAGCAGCACAAAAGGTCATGTTGTAGATGACATTGTCATAAAAGGAACATTAGTATCTGAACTGCAAGAACCTGATTATGTGCATATTGCCAGAGCAGAAGCGATTTCAGATGAATTAGTATTAGTAGCTTTGAATGGAACTTTTGAGAACTTTGATGTACAGGATATTAAACTTAGTACTTCTACGGCTAGTTGGAGCAGTCTTTATAATGTGTTAGATCATAACTTAGCTGTTGATAAAGCAGCTGTTACGGAAGATCGATTTGGCAACACTCTTCTTGTCCTTCATACGTTAGATAAATTAGGTGAGGGAGCCACTTATTTTGAAGAAGAAAACCGAAGTTACACAGGGGATCTGGATGCAGCAAAATTACAAGCAGATCATTTAATAACGTGGCAGATGGATCATGGCGGTTGGACAAAAAGCATGGAGGATAAATATATTCGACCATGGGACGGTGTAGAAAAACGTTCTACACAATTGGGTCCAGATGGTGAAACGGAATTAGGGAGTATAGATAATGATGCTACGGTGAAACAAATCCGATTCATTTCTGAAGTGTTTAGAGAAACGAATGCAGATCAATATAAACAAAGTGTATTAAAGGGAATAGATTTCTTGTTGACGATGCAGTATGAAACAGGAGGTTTCCCTCAGGTTTACCCTAAACGTGGAAATGATGGGGAAGCGATTCAATACTCTAATGATGTAACCTTTAATGATGATGCGATGGTGAATGTATTGGAGTTATTTGATGATATTCTGAATGAACAATATCCTTTTGATACAGGAATTGTAGATGAAGAAGTTAAAATGCAATTGCAATCTTCTCTAGATGCTGCGATTGATTATATTTTAAAATCACAAATTGAAGTGGGCGGTAAACTAACGGCTTGGTGTGCTCAGCATGATCCGTTCACCTATGAGCCTACGGGTGCCCGTACTTATGAACATCCATCTATTTCTGGTTCAGAGTCGGTTGGTGTTGTAAAGTTTCTAATGTCTATTGACAATCCAAGTGATGAAGTAAGAAATGCTGTGAAAAGTGCGTTAGAATGGTTTGATGAAGTGAAACTTGAAGGTATTCGTTATATCAGTGCGGACCCGAATGGTGAATATTTTGTAGAGGATCCTAACTCAGTTGCTTGGTACAGATTTTATGACCTTGAAACGATGGAGCCTATTTTCTCTGGACGTGATGGTGTGATCAAACGTACAATTCAAGAAATAGAACAGGAAAGAAGAGATGGATATTCATGGGGAGGCAGTTACGCTAAATCCCTATTGGAAACAGCCAAAACGACAGGTTATTACGTAGGCAAGGTATATGCACGAGTAAATGCAACAGAATCTGTTGATATGAATGGAAGAAAACTAAAAGATGAAGAAATTAAACAAGTGACAGATGGAATGTAGTATATACCCGACTTAAATAATCCTAGAAGATGGTTTGGTATTCATTTCTAGATAAATTAGCTCCTCCTATGGGGGAGGAGCTTTCATATTTTTTCAATTTAATAGGAGGTAGATTTATGTCTATAGAAGTGAGACACGCGAGTCATCCAGAGGATGTGAAACGTTTTGATACGAATAAATTAAGAGAGCGTTTTCTAATTGAGGATTTATTTGCGAGTGATCAAGTAAATATGGTATATAGCCATTATGATCGTATGATTATTGGTGGTGCTCTACCAGTTGATAAAACACTAACTTTAGATGAAAAAGATACTTTAAAAACAGAATTTTTTCTTGAAAGACGTGAAATCGGATTTATTAATATTGGCGGTCCAGCAGTAATAGAGGTAGATGGTGAGAGTTATGAACTATCACGCTTGGATGCTCTCTACGTAGGTAGAGGGAAGGAGCAGTTGAAATTGAGCAGTGTTGATTCGAATCAACCAGCAAAATTATATTTTTGCTCATGTCCTGCTCATGAGAAGCTTCCAGTACAAAAGGCAGCGATAGAAAATGCAAATCCTTTGAACTTAGGTTCTAAAGATGCGTGTAACGAACGGACCATTTATCAATATATTCATGAAGGCGGATTGAAAAGCTGTCAATTAATGCTCGGTTTAACGATTTTAAAATCAGGAAGCATATGGAATACAATGCCTGCACATATTCATGATCGGAGAATGGAAGCCTATTTGTATTTTGATCTGGAAGAACAGGCAAGAGTGTTGCATTTAATGGGAGAACCGAATGAAACTCGTCATATTATTGTAAAAAACGAACAGGCTGTTATATCTCCAAGCTGGTCTATCCATTCTGGTTCAGGCACTAGCAATTATTCTTTCATTTGGGCAATGGCTGGTGAAAATTATACATTTAAAGATATGGATATGATT
The window above is part of the Chengkuizengella sp. SCS-71B genome. Proteins encoded here:
- the kduI gene encoding 5-dehydro-4-deoxy-D-glucuronate isomerase — translated: MEVRHASHPEDVKRFDTNKLRERFLIEDLFASDQVNMVYSHYDRMIIGGALPVDKTLTLDEKDTLKTEFFLERREIGFINIGGPAVIEVDGESYELSRLDALYVGRGKEQLKLSSVDSNQPAKLYFCSCPAHEKLPVQKAAIENANPLNLGSKDACNERTIYQYIHEGGLKSCQLMLGLTILKSGSIWNTMPAHIHDRRMEAYLYFDLEEQARVLHLMGEPNETRHIIVKNEQAVISPSWSIHSGSGTSNYSFIWAMAGENYTFKDMDMINIEDLK
- a CDS encoding cupin domain-containing protein is translated as MLKTGVWEEVDEGVSRKIHPPGKHIMMMEVRFQKGAVGALHSHPHEQYTYCLKGKMEFTIDGEKKVLQQGDTLHIPSNALHGVIALESSILLDTFYPLREDLLELEND
- a CDS encoding LacI family DNA-binding transcriptional regulator; translated protein: MSVTIKDVAKQAGVSFSTVSKALRNSPLVTEKTKKKILNVAKEMGYQPNNLARSLVSKKMWTIGVVWPSVERVTLSALITQINIRLEKYSYTTLLSINKVESAIEAFNRIQVDAILVFDDLEGTFINTAPISNVPLLYYGISDHQIYPTVDANRGKAISLAVEHLIHLGHEHITYIGDVSTKDPLQEQKVEGFIKTMNSFGITVKDHMLIRTNNMDLYSGYSSAKKALLNESERPTAVICGSYDITRGLLRAVNELNINIPDELSIISYDHIPQMAELNIPVTAVGVPLMTIADYITKQLLLLSEKKEIPNVISLDPELIIRSSTSNKR
- a CDS encoding glycoside hydrolase family 28 protein, giving the protein MSFFNIIDYGAKGDRASDNTEAIAAALEDCSSMGGGTVYIPAGTFLTGPITLRSHITLFIEAGAKLLFKDDFNQYPPVKTRWSGYECYGYHPLIYGYGLTNVTIKGGGIIDGQGEAWWKVNRKLRKKEKYVSERTKEIAELNRSLTDSVHNNIVEWESQFFRPPLLQLMHCEQVTLEGVTLQNSPFWNTHLVYCDNVNVHGVNFKNPSNTPNGDGFDIDSCSNVRVSDCHFDVGDDCLCLKSGINEDGRRVGRPTENITITNCTMLHGHGGVVFGSENSGGIQNVTVSNCVFIGTDRGIRIKTNRARGSYIQNILVNNIYMEDVFCPFAINSFYRHGVDDRDPNMNNPNAIEVTEKTPRIKHIQVKNVTAKKCRAAAGFIYGLPEMPVEEVTLSHVNIEMTKDPNEVGGEPDMVKEKKVMAGAGIYGKHIQDLVLDHVRVETRQGEALVLEQSSQIELNHFSMKNKHDQTSVVSLNHVHDIYIDGKDALCAEKADYLQYDANTCKQLIYCGEKL
- the pelA gene encoding pectate lyase, yielding MMKKICTIVLVHFMAAFTVLTAISTPISLVNAEEGTEEIVVVNANFNEDMVGGAPSGFDVSEGGGTVTVVETDASNRSVFLDDTSDSTNVSLSTNFEALGDQVTVDMKFMQPAYTSSTKVARLKGKGQAAVIIETKKVNDVNSITYRHSGDTYEPLISVENGVWYDIQIVSDLTEQAADVYINGELKIENAPFYKTAEQIDFFESFTPNSSTKGHQVDDIVIKGFPAGSDNGGGNNGGNPPSDEGIYEAEHAIGSGTIVDNKHPGYTGEGFVDFNPNQPGGYLEWTVEVAATDEYNLGFRYSHGKDDNRPAEIQVNGEVVETALGFPSTGDFTNYKYVGVNVELDAGQHVIRLTGTGPDGGANIDHLRVIDADLVDEEEPDIVTEEVGLSELLDEVMITKLIEEKVLLQGERDLTQNITRVEFMALINNLFGFSSEETYKGIEVKEQVWEVSTEEWAAYVLETAQDAGYINSYKDGEIKPDQSITRKELAAIINHLLELNENSQSDQSDASIGILISEGIMVPQSGGAFGANKPLSYQEALEIISRVAERLIEPYEETIVVNADFNADVLGSAPAGFEVDTAGGTVTVVETDAMNYSVFLDDTSDSTNVDLRTNFEALGHKVTLDMKFMQPSYTSSTKVVRLKGDGDVAVVLETKKVNDVNSISYRHSDDSHEPLIAAESGVWYDIQVVANIGTQTADVFINGELKIENAPFYKSAEQIDYFESYSPNSSTKGHVVDDIVIKGTLVSELQEPDYVHIARAEAISDELVLVALNGTFENFDVQDIKLSTSTASWSSLYNVLDHNLAVDKAAVTEDRFGNTLLVLHTLDKLGEGATYFEEENRSYTGDLDAAKLQADHLITWQMDHGGWTKSMEDKYIRPWDGVEKRSTQLGPDGETELGSIDNDATVKQIRFISEVFRETNADQYKQSVLKGIDFLLTMQYETGGFPQVYPKRGNDGEAIQYSNDVTFNDDAMVNVLELFDDILNEQYPFDTGIVDEEVKMQLQSSLDAAIDYILKSQIEVGGKLTAWCAQHDPFTYEPTGARTYEHPSISGSESVGVVKFLMSIDNPSDEVRNAVKSALEWFDEVKLEGIRYISADPNGEYFVEDPNSVAWYRFYDLETMEPIFSGRDGVIKRTIQEIEQERRDGYSWGGSYAKSLLETAKTTGYYVGKVYARVNATESVDMNGRKLKDEEIKQVTDGM